The Candidatus Nanohalovita haloferacivicina genome has a window encoding:
- a CDS encoding AbrB/MazE/SpoVT family DNA-binding domain-containing protein, with protein MAVFTPCFSAKIDSKGRITIPSEIRDRLNLDEGQKVFLSVQDSTVVRKSFDSRDKALDFLSGLENVEGFSFDGEVLEVIFSE; from the coding sequence GTGGCCGTTTTCACGCCATGCTTTTCCGCAAAAATTGACTCCAAGGGAAGAATCACTATTCCCTCCGAGATCAGGGATAGACTTAATCTGGATGAAGGCCAGAAAGTTTTTCTTTCAGTTCAGGATTCAACTGTTGTCAGGAAAAGCTTTGATTCCCGAGACAAGGCCCTGGATTTTCTTTCAGGCCTGGAGAATGTGGAGGGCTTCAGCTTTGATGGAGAGGTTCTGGAGGTGATTTTCAGTGAGTGA